Proteins encoded together in one Peribacillus asahii window:
- a CDS encoding mechanosensitive ion channel family protein has protein sequence MALNYDIDKLTNLGISIGILLLFLLLRKIFTTYIFKFILKISKKSPTNFFTHVFNSFEQPIRWLFIVIGVYVALRYFPYLDQKDPLFLKFFRASVIFIISWGLYNMSSASSILFEKIRDRFDINMDQILIPFLSKGLRFIIIAISFSIIAQEFNYDVNGFVAGLGLGGLAFALAAKDAIANFFGGIVIIIEKPFSIGDWIQTASVEGIVEDITFRSTSIRAFSQAVVTVPNAALSNEVITNWSKMGKRSVTFRPELKYDTPRHKVKNVLEKIEFELRNHPGVHQETILVKLEQLHISGLMIYINFFTNSTQLGDYLTVKEDINYAIMEILEEEHVSLAFPTSTIIVEQDKTAQTSQVSNS, from the coding sequence ATGGCCTTAAATTATGATATAGACAAATTAACGAACCTTGGGATTTCCATCGGGATTCTACTCTTATTTTTGTTGTTAAGAAAGATATTTACTACATATATCTTTAAATTCATTTTAAAAATCAGCAAAAAATCTCCGACCAATTTCTTTACGCATGTTTTTAATTCTTTTGAACAGCCGATTCGTTGGTTATTCATCGTAATTGGTGTATATGTAGCACTTCGTTATTTCCCTTATTTAGACCAAAAAGATCCATTATTCTTAAAGTTCTTTCGTGCCAGCGTAATTTTTATTATTAGCTGGGGATTATATAATATGTCTTCTGCTTCATCAATCTTATTTGAAAAGATAAGAGACCGCTTTGATATTAATATGGACCAAATCCTTATCCCATTTTTATCAAAGGGTTTACGTTTTATCATTATCGCGATTAGTTTCAGTATTATTGCCCAAGAGTTTAATTATGACGTAAACGGGTTTGTAGCAGGATTAGGGCTGGGCGGTCTTGCTTTTGCCTTAGCTGCAAAAGACGCTATTGCCAATTTCTTCGGTGGGATTGTCATTATTATCGAAAAACCTTTTTCGATCGGGGATTGGATTCAAACAGCAAGTGTAGAGGGAATTGTTGAAGATATCACATTTCGAAGTACTTCTATAAGAGCGTTCTCCCAAGCCGTAGTAACCGTGCCAAATGCAGCACTATCCAATGAAGTCATTACCAACTGGAGCAAGATGGGGAAAAGAAGTGTTACCTTTAGACCTGAGTTGAAATACGATACTCCAAGACATAAAGTAAAAAATGTTTTAGAAAAAATAGAATTTGAATTACGTAATCATCCAGGCGTTCACCAAGAAACTATTTTAGTTAAGTTGGAACAGCTACATATAAGCGGCCTTATGATCTACATTAACTTCTTTACGAATTCGACACAGCTTGGAGACTATTTAACAGTAAAAGAAGACATCAACTATGCCATTATGGAAATTCTTGAAGAAGAACATGTATCCCTTGCCTTCCCTACTAGTACGATTATTGTGGAACAAGATAAAACGGCACAGACGAGTCAAGTGTCAAACTCATAA
- the speG gene encoding spermidine N1-acetyltransferase, whose translation MINHEEVRLRPLEREDLKFVHKLNNNAKIMSYWFEEPYEAFVELQDLFDKHIHNQGERRFILQQGTEILGLVELVEIDYIHRRAEFQIIIDPKYQGCGHSLTATRLAMNYAFFILNLHKLYLIVDKTNEIAIHVYQKAGFQIEGELQDEFFVAGKYHDALRMCIFQEQYIEMKEQENFQN comes from the coding sequence ATGATTAATCACGAGGAAGTGCGATTAAGACCATTAGAAAGAGAAGATTTGAAATTTGTCCATAAACTGAATAATAATGCTAAAATTATGTCTTATTGGTTTGAGGAACCGTATGAAGCCTTTGTTGAATTACAGGACTTGTTCGATAAACATATCCATAATCAAGGGGAACGCCGCTTTATCCTTCAACAAGGAACGGAAATTCTCGGTCTAGTCGAGCTAGTAGAAATTGATTACATCCATCGCAGAGCTGAATTCCAAATTATTATTGATCCGAAATACCAAGGTTGTGGACATTCACTAACCGCTACTCGTTTGGCGATGAATTATGCGTTTTTCATTTTAAATTTACATAAGCTATATTTGATTGTTGATAAAACCAATGAAATAGCCATTCATGTTTACCAAAAAGCCGGCTTTCAAATAGAAGGCGAATTACAGGATGAATTCTTTGTCGCTGGTAAATATCATGATGCATTAAGAATGTGCATCTTCCAAGAACAATATATCGAAATGAAGGAGCAAGAAAATTTCCAAAATTAA